From one Humulus lupulus chromosome 8, drHumLupu1.1, whole genome shotgun sequence genomic stretch:
- the LOC133795775 gene encoding probable plastidic glucose transporter 3 yields MRGRQHDAFSTYKRGQARDYSNVYDEDGSSVRLVNGKDIGNPSWRRSLPHMLIAAISSFLFGYHLGVVNETLESISVDLGFSGNTLAEGLVVSTCLGGAFVGSLFSGWLADGVGRRRAFQLCALPMIIGSSVSATTKGLWGMLLGRLLVGAGMGIGPAVVALYVAEISPAFIRGRYSCFTQIATCLGIMGALFIGLPAKERGGWWRVCFWVSAVPAATLAVLMEFCAESPHWLFKKGRGTEAEAELERLLGGLYVKSAMAELSKSDRGEESDSVKFSELLYGRHFKVVFMGSTLFALQQLSGINAVFYFSSTVFKSFGVPSESANICVGIANFLGSVIAMILMDKLGRKVLLLGSFSGMVVSLILQVIAANSLASGSGALYLSVGGMLLFVFMFSLGAGPVPSLLLSEIFPGRIRAKAMAICMAVHWVINFFVGLLFLRLLEQIGAQFLYSVFATFCFVAVIFVKRNVVETKGKTLQEIEIALIPPE; encoded by the exons ATGAGAGGGCGTCAGCACGACGCATTTTCCACGTACAAGCGTGGACAAGCGAGGGACTATTCCAATGTTTATGACGAAGATGGAAGTTCTG TACGTTTAGTGAATGGCAAAGATATTGGGAACCCTTCATGGAGACGCTCTTTACCGCATATGCTTATCGCTGCAATTTCTTCTTTCTTGTTTGGATACCATCTCGG AGTGGTCAATGAGACACTAGAGAGTATATCTGTGGATCTTGGCTTCAGTGGGAATACTTTAGCTGAAG GTCTAGTGGTAAGTACATGTTTAGGAGGTGCTTTTGTTGGATCTCTATTTAGTGGATGGCTTGCGGATGGAGTTGGCCGTCGAAGGGCATTTCAACTCTGTGCATTGCCAATGATAATTGGTTCATCAGTGAG TGCAACAACTAAAGGTCTGTGGGGTATGCTCCTTGGGAGGTTATTAGTTGGAGCTGGAATGGGCATTGGTCCAGCTGTTGTCGCTCTCTATGTAGCAGAA ATTTCGCCAGCCTTTATAAGGGGTAGGTACAGTTGCTTCACACAAATTGCAACATGTCTTGGAATTATGGGGGCACTTTTTATCGGACTCCCAGCCAAGGAAAGAGGGGGTTG GTGGCGGGTTTGTTTTTGGGTGTCTGCTGTGCCTGCTGCAACACTTGCTGTTCTCATGGAGTTCTGTGCAGAGAGCCCTCATTGGCTTTTCAAG AAAGGAAGAGGTACTGAAGCTGAAGCTGAATTAGAAAGGCTTTTAGGAGGATTATATGTTAAATCTGCAATGGCAGAATTGTCCAAGTCTGATAGAGGGGAGGAATCAGATTCAGTTAAATTCTCAGAGCTACTCTATGGTCGTCATTTCAAAG TGGTTTTCATGGGGTCTACCCTTTTTGCTTTGCAACAGCTATCTGGCATAAACGCtgtattctatttctcttcaacTGTATTTAAGAGCTTTGGGGTACCATCGGAGTCTGCAAACATATGTGTAGGAATCGCAAATTTTTTGG GATCAGTTATTGCGATGATAttgatggataaacttggaagaaagGTGCTTCTTCTCGGGAGTTTTTCTGGCATG GTAGTGTCATTGATCCTTCAAGTGATTGCAGCAAATTCTTTAGCATCAGGATCTGGGGCATTGTATCTATCTGTTGGTGGCATGCTTCT ATTCGTCTTCATGTTTTCCCTCGGCGCTGGTCCAGTCCCCAGTCTCCTCCTTTCTGAAATATTCCCAGGTCGGATCAGGGCTAAGGCTATGGCAATTTGCATGGCTGTGCATTGG GTGATAAATTTCTTTGTTGGTCTCTTGTTCTTACGGTTGCTGGAGCAGATTGGGGCACAATTTCTGTATTCAGTCTTTGCCACCTTTTGTTTTGTGGCAGTGATTTTTGTGAAGAGAAATGTGGTGGAAACAAAAGGGAAAACGCTCCAAGAAATCGAAATAGCACTTATTCCACCGGAGTAA